One Candidatus Scalindua japonica DNA segment encodes these proteins:
- a CDS encoding tetratricopeptide repeat protein yields the protein MMKNYLSKFGTVAGIITILVSLMGCAQTRALNNLEKLILDQDEYEHCESKTICCIEAMDYERNHEEIINIIFNSGNLDLIDQLVERFPKDYRNYIVSGDAYIKNAMMQQMMGLFMKSSAAASFSKAKDYYLKALELNDKDIYVLGIISFMYGEKKEYDKAKELLNRGIELAPNNPLLYLALGEMYDRKSEYTTAIDYYKKVLEFTEDEVAKDFEHMNQYFHKLVDYFPNSFEEAREEAKKVLKILEVKQKT from the coding sequence ATGATGAAAAACTATTTATCAAAATTTGGAACTGTAGCGGGCATTATAACTATTTTAGTTTCATTAATGGGATGTGCTCAAACAAGAGCGTTGAATAATCTGGAGAAGCTGATTCTGGATCAAGATGAATATGAGCATTGCGAATCTAAGACAATTTGTTGCATTGAAGCAATGGATTATGAACGCAATCATGAAGAGATTATTAATATAATATTTAATAGTGGTAATCTTGATCTTATTGACCAGCTTGTTGAACGTTTTCCGAAAGATTATAGAAACTATATTGTTAGCGGAGATGCTTATATAAAAAATGCTATGATGCAGCAAATGATGGGCTTATTTATGAAATCATCTGCTGCTGCTTCATTTAGTAAAGCTAAAGATTATTATTTGAAGGCATTGGAGTTAAATGACAAAGATATATATGTTCTCGGTATCATTAGTTTTATGTATGGGGAAAAGAAAGAATATGACAAGGCGAAAGAACTATTAAACAGAGGGATTGAGCTTGCACCAAATAACCCTCTTCTCTACCTGGCATTAGGTGAAATGTATGATCGGAAAAGTGAATATACTACTGCAATAGATTATTATAAAAAAGTACTCGAATTTACTGAGGATGAAGTAGCAAAGGATTTTGAACATATGAATCAATATTTTCATAAGCTTGTAGATTATTTCCCCAATTCTTTCGAAGAAGCAAGAGAAGAAGCAAAGAAGGTTTTGAAAATATTGGAGGTAAAACAAAAGACATAG
- a CDS encoding aldolase catalytic domain-containing protein, whose product MFREKIKVLDCTVRDGGLINNYNFKDDFVKAAYRAACDSGIDIMEIGKKLCVSDEYTREKYGKWNFCDEDDIKNIVDSHECENPPVVAVMYDVDRVNISALLPAEQSVVGMVRTACYVTDVDKGLDLVKRSKDLGYQTTINLMASSAAIETDLIEALQQVNGAKEVDYLYLVDSFGAFYSEQVTSYLQLYKEHAPDKELGFHAHNNQQLAFSNTQQAIIDGVNLLDATINGIGRGAGNCNIELLLNFLKNPKFDVRPIYKMIQETMVPLRDEIEWGFNDIYGISGHLNQHPRDAMKHRANPEIRDNCYDFLLESTND is encoded by the coding sequence ATGTTTCGAGAAAAAATTAAGGTTTTAGATTGTACTGTCAGAGATGGAGGGCTTATAAACAATTACAATTTCAAAGATGATTTTGTTAAGGCGGCTTATCGCGCGGCCTGTGATAGTGGTATCGATATCATGGAGATTGGTAAAAAACTTTGTGTGAGTGATGAATATACTCGGGAAAAATACGGCAAATGGAACTTCTGTGATGAAGATGATATCAAAAATATCGTTGACTCCCATGAGTGCGAGAACCCTCCTGTCGTAGCGGTGATGTATGATGTGGATAGAGTAAATATTTCCGCACTACTTCCCGCAGAACAGAGTGTTGTCGGGATGGTGCGTACAGCCTGCTATGTTACGGATGTCGATAAAGGGCTGGATCTGGTAAAACGAAGTAAAGACCTTGGCTATCAGACAACTATTAACCTTATGGCGTCTTCTGCCGCTATCGAGACTGATCTGATTGAAGCTCTGCAACAGGTAAATGGAGCAAAAGAGGTTGACTACCTCTATCTGGTGGATAGCTTTGGGGCTTTCTATTCAGAACAGGTAACCAGCTATCTGCAGCTTTATAAGGAGCATGCGCCTGATAAGGAACTCGGGTTTCATGCCCACAATAACCAGCAACTGGCTTTTTCAAATACCCAGCAAGCGATTATAGATGGTGTAAACTTACTTGATGCGACTATAAACGGTATCGGTCGTGGAGCAGGAAACTGTAATATCGAGCTCTTGCTTAATTTTCTGAAGAATCCGAAGTTTGATGTGAGGCCAATATATAAGATGATACAGGAGACCATGGTGCCGTTGCGTGATGAAATTGAGTGGGGATTCAATGATATTTATGGAATCAGCGGTCACCTTAACCAACATCCTCGTGACGCAATGAAGCACCGAGCAAATCCTGAAATCAGAGATAACTGTTACGACTTTTTACTGGAATCTACTAACGATTGA